Proteins from a genomic interval of Oncorhynchus kisutch isolate 150728-3 linkage group LG28, Okis_V2, whole genome shotgun sequence:
- the LOC109872928 gene encoding reticulon-1-A translates to MATKVVDLIYWRDVGKTGLVFTGLVIGLASLFQLSAITVLSYLCMAIMCLTFPLRLYYKLLELIRKNPEGVHPFQSYIGDDSSLTDEETVLVVEEVVLMIAFAITEIKRLLFIGSIMDSIKFVLLLCVLVYVGITTNGLTLVIVGVICVFSLPLFYKQMQGRMKRIGKVVNGLLRKIKSLFKRLCSTLRSSTGPKPAPTTTLTPVPALAPKHKQKSK, encoded by the exons ATGGCCACCAAAG tagTGGATCTGATCTACTGGCGGGACGTGGGGAAGACAGGGCTGGTGTTCACAGGGCTGGTGATAGGCCTGGCCAGCCTGTTCCAGCTCAGTGCCATCACCGTGCTGTCCTACCTGTGTATGGCCATCATGTGTCTCACCTTCCCCCTACGCCTCTACTACAAACTCCTAGAGCTGATACGTAAGAACCCTGAAGGAGTGCACCCCTTCCA gTCTTATATAGGAGACGACAGCTCTCTGACAGATGAGGAGACGGTGTTGGTGGTTGAGGAAGTGGTGCTGATGATTGCCTTCGCCATCACAGAGATCAAACGCCTGCTCTTCATCGGCAGCATCATGGATTCCATCAAG TTTGTGTTGCTGCTGTGCGTGTTGGTCTATGTGGGCATCACGACCAACGGACTGACCCTGGTGATAGTTG GTGTCATCTgtgttttctctcttcctctattctacAAACAAATGCAG GGTCGGATGAAGAGGATTGGCAAAGTGGTCAACGGCctcctgaggaaaatcaaaagcTT GTTTAAGAGGTTGTGCAGTACACTGAGATCCTCTACTGGGCCTAAACCTGCTCCAACCACTACCCTGACCCCGGTGCCAGCCCTGGCCCCAAAACACAAACAAAAGTCAAAGTGa
- the LOC109872929 gene encoding ras-related protein Rab-4B-like encodes MEMTETYDFLFKFLVIGSAGSGKSCLLHQFIENKFKQDSSHTIGVEFGSRVVMVAGKTVKLQIWDTAGQERFRSVTRSYYRGAAGALLVYDITSRETYNSLTNWLTDARTLASPNIVIILCGNKKDLEADREVTFLEASRFAQENEVMFLETSALTGENVEEAFLKCGRTIINKIESGELDPERMGSGIQYGDTTVRQLRQSPQAGSEQGRDQCNC; translated from the exons ATGGAAATGACAGAAACATATG ATTTCCTTTTTAAATTCTTGGTGATTGGAAGTGCGGGATCAGGGAAATCCTGTCTTCTCCATCAATTTATAGAAAACAAGT TCAAGCAGGACTCCAGCCACACCATCGGGGTGGAGTTTGGCTCCCGGGTGGTAATGGTCGCTGGCAAGACGGTCAAGCTGCAGATCTGGGACACAGCTGGACAGGAGCGATTCCG ATCAGTGACTCGCAGTTATTACAGAGGGGCAGCAGGGGCTCTCCTGGTTTATGACATCACCAG TCGGGAAACGTACAATTCCCTGACCAACTGGTTGACAGACGCTCGGACACTGGCCAGTCCAAACATCGTCATTATCCTCTGTGGGAACAAGAAGGACCTGGAAGCTGACAGAGAGGTCACTTTCCTTGAGGCATCCCGTTTTGCCCAGGAGAATG AAGTGATGTTCCTGGAGACGAGCGCCCTCACCGGAGAAAACGTGGAGGAGGCCTTCCTCAAATGTGGTCGCACCATCATCAACAAGATAGAGTCCG GTGAGTTAGACCCAGAGCGGATGGGCTCAGGGATCCAGTATGGTGACACGACGGTGAGGCAGCTTCGCCAGTCGCCACAggctggctcagaacagggcagggaTCAGTGCAACTGTTAA